In Phreatobacter stygius, a genomic segment contains:
- a CDS encoding alkyl/aryl-sulfatase: MGMGMGLAQQPAAPPAVALQRDAEPATRAANEAVLRALNFADRADFDSARRGFIAAIPDGTIAGPAGAGGLTAWSMKPYDFLNGEAPATVNPSLWRQAQLNNIHGLFKAADRVYQLRGYDISNMTVVEGDTGLIVIDPLLATETAKAALDLYFAHRPRRPVVAVVYTHSHADHFAGVKGIVTDEEVRAGRVKVIAPDKFMDHAVAENLIAGNAMSRRAWYQFGSMIPPGPRGQVDTGLGRTVARGSFTLIAPTDEIKQDYETRTIDGVEIEFHLTPGTEAPAEMTLYFPQFRVLNMAELTSGTMHNLYTIRGAEVRDARAWSRYIADALERYGDRTDVLIAQHNWPVWGAERAAVFLKKQRDIYKFIHDQSVRLLNHGLTPAEIAETLRMPQSLASEWSVRGYYGTLSHNAKAIYQRYLGWYDANPANLQPLPPVESAKKTIDYMGGAAAVIARARDDFKAGQYRWVASVMNQVVFAEPGNREARELGAAALEQLGYQAEAGTWRNAYLMGAMELRSGIMRRAGGSTVTAEMLGAIPLDLLFDYIAVRLNAEKAEAKRIVINWTFSDTGQTFVLNLENSTLTNRPGRLAPDADCAFTLTRASFDAILLRQKTFPAAIAAGEVTFSGNPMKFGELAAMLDEFSPFFPIVEPRAATP; the protein is encoded by the coding sequence ATGGGCATGGGCATGGGCCTGGCCCAGCAGCCGGCAGCACCTCCGGCCGTCGCCCTGCAGCGCGATGCCGAACCGGCGACACGGGCCGCCAACGAAGCGGTTCTCAGGGCGCTCAACTTTGCCGACCGGGCCGATTTCGACAGCGCCCGGCGCGGCTTCATCGCGGCCATCCCTGACGGCACGATCGCCGGCCCGGCGGGTGCGGGCGGTCTCACCGCCTGGTCGATGAAACCTTATGACTTCTTGAACGGCGAGGCGCCGGCCACCGTCAATCCGAGCCTCTGGCGCCAGGCCCAGCTCAACAATATCCACGGCCTCTTCAAGGCCGCCGACCGGGTCTATCAATTGCGCGGCTACGACATCTCGAACATGACCGTGGTCGAGGGCGACACCGGCCTGATCGTCATCGACCCGCTGCTGGCGACCGAGACCGCCAAGGCCGCGCTCGACCTCTATTTCGCCCATCGGCCGCGCCGCCCGGTGGTCGCCGTCGTCTATACCCACAGCCATGCCGACCATTTCGCCGGGGTGAAGGGCATCGTCACCGACGAGGAGGTCAGGGCAGGGCGGGTCAAGGTCATCGCGCCCGACAAGTTCATGGACCATGCGGTTGCCGAGAATCTGATCGCCGGCAATGCCATGAGCCGGCGCGCCTGGTACCAGTTCGGCTCGATGATCCCGCCGGGGCCACGCGGCCAGGTCGATACCGGCCTTGGCCGGACGGTGGCGCGCGGCTCGTTCACGCTGATCGCGCCGACGGATGAGATCAAGCAGGACTACGAGACGCGCACCATCGACGGCGTCGAGATCGAATTCCACCTGACGCCGGGCACCGAGGCGCCGGCCGAGATGACGCTCTATTTCCCCCAGTTCCGCGTGCTGAACATGGCCGAACTGACCTCCGGCACCATGCACAATCTCTACACGATCCGCGGCGCCGAAGTGCGCGATGCCCGCGCCTGGTCGCGCTATATCGCCGACGCGCTCGAGCGCTACGGCGACAGGACCGATGTCCTGATCGCCCAGCACAATTGGCCGGTCTGGGGCGCGGAGCGTGCCGCTGTGTTCCTCAAGAAGCAGCGCGACATCTACAAGTTCATCCACGACCAGAGCGTCCGGCTGCTCAATCATGGGCTTACCCCGGCCGAGATCGCCGAGACGTTGCGCATGCCCCAGAGCCTCGCCAGCGAATGGTCGGTGCGCGGCTATTACGGCACGCTCAGCCACAATGCCAAGGCGATCTACCAGCGTTATCTCGGCTGGTACGACGCCAATCCCGCCAATCTGCAGCCTTTGCCGCCGGTGGAATCGGCCAAGAAGACCATCGACTATATGGGCGGCGCAGCCGCCGTGATCGCGCGGGCCCGCGACGATTTCAAGGCCGGCCAATATCGCTGGGTCGCCAGCGTCATGAACCAGGTGGTCTTTGCCGAACCGGGCAATCGCGAGGCGCGCGAGCTCGGCGCGGCGGCGCTCGAACAGCTCGGCTACCAGGCCGAGGCCGGCACCTGGCGCAACGCCTATCTGATGGGCGCGATGGAGCTTCGCTCCGGCATCATGCGCCGCGCCGGCGGCTCGACGGTGACCGCCGAGATGCTCGGCGCCATCCCGCTCGACCTCCTGTTCGACTATATCGCCGTGCGTCTCAATGCCGAGAAGGCCGAGGCCAAACGCATCGTCATCAACTGGACCTTTTCCGATACCGGCCAGACCTTCGTGCTGAACCTGGAGAATTCGACCCTGACCAACCGGCCGGGGCGGCTGGCGCCCGACGCCGATTGCGCGTTCACCCTGACGCGGGCGAGTTTCGACGCCATCCTGCTCCGGCAGAAGACCTTTCCGGCGGCGATCGCGGCCGGCGAGGTGACGTTCTCGGGCAATCCGATGAAATTCGGCGAGCTCGCCGCCATGCTCGACGAGTTCTCGCCGTTCTTTCCCATCGTCGAACCGCGCGCGGCGACGCCATGA
- a CDS encoding 3-keto-5-aminohexanoate cleavage protein, whose protein sequence is MAKSKKVIITCAITGSIHTPSMSPHLPVTAQEIADAAIGAAKAGASIVHLHARDPKDGRPDQSLEAYAPFLKVIKQASDVVVNITTGGAMTMTVEERVKPAASYAPEVASLNMGTMNFGLYPMLERFKDFKHDWEKAYLEGSRAGMFKNTLADIEYILKTCADNGTRFEVECYDIGHLYTLRHFADRGIIKPPFFIQSVFGILGGIGPHYEDVVMMKRTADRLFGDQYHWSVLGAGRNQMPIAAMSLAMGGNVRVGLEDSLWIGPGKLAESNAAQVTKVRQIIEGLGLDVASPDEAREILALKGGDKVNF, encoded by the coding sequence ATGGCGAAGTCCAAAAAAGTCATCATCACCTGTGCCATCACCGGCTCGATCCATACGCCGAGCATGTCGCCGCACCTGCCGGTGACCGCGCAGGAGATTGCCGACGCGGCGATCGGCGCCGCCAAGGCGGGCGCTTCCATCGTCCACCTGCATGCGCGCGACCCGAAGGACGGCCGGCCGGACCAGAGCCTGGAGGCCTATGCGCCGTTCCTGAAGGTGATCAAGCAGGCGTCCGACGTGGTGGTCAACATCACCACCGGCGGCGCCATGACCATGACGGTCGAAGAGCGCGTCAAGCCGGCGGCGAGCTATGCCCCCGAGGTCGCCAGCCTCAACATGGGCACGATGAATTTCGGCCTCTATCCCATGCTGGAGCGTTTCAAGGACTTCAAGCACGACTGGGAAAAAGCCTATCTCGAAGGCTCGCGCGCCGGCATGTTCAAGAACACGCTGGCCGATATCGAATATATCCTGAAGACCTGCGCCGATAACGGCACGCGTTTCGAGGTCGAGTGCTACGACATCGGCCACCTCTACACGCTCCGGCATTTCGCCGACCGCGGCATCATCAAGCCGCCGTTCTTCATCCAGTCGGTGTTCGGCATCCTCGGCGGCATCGGCCCGCATTACGAGGACGTGGTGATGATGAAGCGCACCGCCGACCGGCTGTTCGGCGACCAATATCACTGGTCGGTGCTGGGCGCCGGGCGCAATCAGATGCCGATCGCCGCGATGTCGCTGGCCATGGGCGGCAATGTCCGCGTCGGCCTGGAGGATTCGCTCTGGATCGGCCCCGGCAAGCTCGCCGAGTCGAATGCCGCCCAGGTCACCAAGGTGCGCCAAATCATCGAGGGCCTCGGCCTCGACGTGGCGAGCCCGGACGAGGCCCGCGAGATCCTGGCGCTGAAGGGTGGCGACAAGGTCAATTTCTGA
- a CDS encoding 3-hydroxyacyl-CoA dehydrogenase: MPKVAIVGAGLIGRAWATVFSSHGWTTALYDPAPGAAKAAKGHIARNLKELADLGLVADAKGSAANLVVAEDLAGALKGVAFVQESGPETVAAKQQIHGEIDRLAPASAIVASSTSVLVSSLWARELKHRSRVLVAHPVNPPHLVPIVELCPAPWTDRQVVEKARKIYEKIGQVPITVKKEIDGFVLNRLQAVLLAEAYQLVGDGIVSPEDLDKTIKDGLGLRWAFMGPFETIELNAPAGIPDYDKRYAENLGRLTGRDAFSKRNAKAIMAEWTGEQSPERIARLSRWRDGRLAALKAHKRAAKKKPD; this comes from the coding sequence ATGCCGAAAGTCGCCATTGTCGGAGCCGGCCTGATCGGCCGCGCCTGGGCCACCGTGTTCTCGAGCCATGGCTGGACCACCGCCCTCTATGATCCGGCCCCCGGCGCGGCCAAGGCCGCCAAGGGCCATATCGCCCGGAACCTGAAGGAATTGGCGGATCTCGGCCTGGTCGCCGACGCCAAGGGCTCGGCCGCCAACCTGGTCGTCGCCGAGGATCTCGCCGGCGCGCTGAAAGGCGTCGCCTTCGTCCAGGAAAGCGGCCCGGAAACGGTTGCCGCCAAACAGCAGATCCATGGCGAGATCGACAGGCTCGCGCCGGCCTCGGCGATCGTCGCGTCGTCGACCTCGGTGCTGGTCTCCTCGCTCTGGGCTAGAGAGTTGAAGCACCGTTCACGCGTGCTGGTGGCCCATCCGGTCAATCCGCCCCATCTCGTGCCGATCGTCGAGCTCTGCCCGGCGCCCTGGACCGATCGACAGGTGGTCGAGAAGGCCCGCAAGATCTACGAGAAGATCGGCCAGGTGCCGATCACCGTGAAGAAGGAAATCGACGGCTTCGTGCTGAACCGCCTGCAGGCGGTGCTGCTGGCCGAAGCCTATCAGCTGGTCGGCGACGGCATCGTCAGCCCCGAAGATCTCGACAAGACGATCAAGGACGGGCTCGGCCTGCGCTGGGCCTTCATGGGGCCGTTCGAGACGATCGAACTCAACGCGCCCGCCGGCATCCCCGATTACGACAAGCGCTATGCGGAAAATCTGGGGCGGCTCACCGGCCGGGACGCCTTCTCCAAACGCAATGCAAAGGCCATCATGGCCGAATGGACCGGCGAACAGTCGCCTGAGCGCATCGCGCGTCTTTCGCGCTGGCGCGACGGACGGCTCGCGGCGCTCAAGGCGCACAAACGTGCGGCCAAAAAGAAACCCGACTGA